In Helicobacter bilis, a genomic segment contains:
- the atpD gene encoding F0F1 ATP synthase subunit beta: MNKVGKITQVMGPVVDVEFENYLPEINEALDVNYKFDSEEKQLVLEVAAHLGDNVVRTIAMDMTEGLTRGQEVKARGAMIEVPVGEEVLGRIFNVIGEVVDDGEPVKAAVKWPIHRESPSFDNQSTKTEMFETGIKVVDLLAPYSKGGKVGLFGGAGVGKTVVIMELIHNVAYKHSGYSVFAGVGERTREGNDLYHEMKESGVLDKVALCYGQMNEPPGARNRIAFTGLTMAEYFRDEKGLDVLMFIDNIFRYAQSGAEMSALLGRIPSAVGYQPTLASEMGKLQERITSTKNGSITSVQAVYVPADDLTDPAPASVFSHLDAKTVLNRKIAEKGIYPAVDPLDSSSRILDPQVVGEEHYKIATGIQQVLQKYKDLQDIIALLGMDELSEEDKRTVERARKIEKFLSQPFFVAEVFTGSPGKYVSLQETLEGFKGILEGKYDHIPENAFYMVGNIQEVLQKAEDMKQAK; the protein is encoded by the coding sequence ATGAATAAAGTAGGTAAAATCACACAAGTCATGGGACCTGTTGTTGATGTTGAGTTTGAAAATTATTTGCCAGAAATTAATGAGGCACTTGATGTAAATTACAAGTTTGATTCTGAAGAAAAGCAGCTTGTATTAGAAGTAGCGGCACACTTGGGCGATAATGTCGTAAGAACAATCGCTATGGATATGACAGAAGGGCTTACAAGAGGACAAGAAGTTAAAGCGCGTGGTGCGATGATTGAAGTCCCAGTTGGCGAAGAAGTATTAGGTAGAATCTTTAATGTTATTGGTGAAGTTGTTGATGATGGTGAGCCGGTTAAGGCGGCGGTAAAATGGCCTATCCACAGAGAATCTCCAAGCTTTGATAATCAAAGCACAAAAACAGAAATGTTTGAAACAGGTATTAAGGTTGTTGATTTGCTTGCCCCATACTCAAAAGGTGGTAAAGTTGGGCTATTTGGTGGCGCTGGTGTTGGTAAAACCGTTGTTATTATGGAGCTTATACATAATGTTGCGTATAAGCATAGTGGTTACTCTGTATTTGCAGGTGTTGGCGAAAGAACAAGGGAAGGAAACGACCTTTACCACGAAATGAAAGAAAGTGGTGTTTTGGATAAAGTTGCCCTTTGCTACGGACAGATGAATGAACCACCGGGCGCAAGAAATAGAATCGCTTTCACAGGTTTAACAATGGCAGAATACTTTAGAGATGAAAAAGGGCTTGATGTGTTGATGTTTATCGACAATATCTTCCGCTACGCACAATCTGGTGCGGAAATGTCAGCCCTTTTAGGCAGGATTCCATCTGCGGTTGGTTATCAACCTACACTTGCAAGTGAAATGGGTAAATTACAAGAGCGTATCACTTCAACAAAGAATGGCTCTATTACTTCAGTGCAGGCTGTTTATGTCCCAGCAGATGACCTTACTGACCCAGCACCTGCGTCTGTTTTCTCTCACCTTGATGCTAAAACCGTTCTTAATAGAAAGATCGCTGAAAAGGGTATTTATCCTGCTGTGGATCCACTTGATTCTAGCTCTAGAATCCTTGATCCACAAGTTGTTGGCGAAGAGCATTATAAGATTGCAACAGGTATTCAGCAGGTGTTGCAAAAGTATAAAGATTTGCAAGATATTATCGCCTTGCTTGGTATGGACGAGCTATCAGAAGAAGACAAACGAACTGTGGAGAGAGCAAGAAAGATTGAGAAATTCCTATCTCAACCATTCTTTGTTGCTGAAGTATTTACAGGCAGTCCGGGCAAATATGTAAGCTTACAAGAAACGCTTGAGGGCTTTAAAGGCATTTTAGAGGGCAAATACGATCATATACCAGAAAATGCGTTTTATATGGTTGGCAATATCCAAGAAGTGCTTCAAAAAGCAGAGGATATGAAACAAGCAAAATAA
- the atpC gene encoding ATP synthase F1 subunit epsilon encodes MQDFQLDIVTPYGEIFNGKVNSVYLPGKEGEFGVLPGHCDMLALLQTGVIDIRSESSHDLVAINWGHVSISNNKVSVLADGAVCVRGGDSKLSKALEQAKKLLEDASSDTSMIAGALRKLEETK; translated from the coding sequence ATGCAGGATTTTCAACTCGATATTGTTACTCCTTATGGTGAGATTTTTAATGGCAAGGTAAATTCTGTCTATTTGCCGGGTAAAGAGGGTGAGTTTGGCGTTCTGCCCGGACATTGCGATATGTTAGCGCTTTTACAAACAGGCGTGATTGACATTCGTTCAGAATCAAGTCATGATCTTGTAGCAATAAACTGGGGACATGTTTCCATCAGTAATAATAAAGTGAGCGTATTAGCCGATGGTGCAGTGTGCGTTCGTGGTGGTGATAGTAAGCTATCAAAGGCGCTAGAACAAGCTAAAAAACTGCTTGAAGATGCTTCAAGTGATACTTCTATGATTGCTGGGGCATTGCGTAAGCTTGAAGAGACAAAGTAA
- a CDS encoding glycosyltransferase family 2 protein produces the protein MIIVIPMAGLSSRFKQSGYNEPKYMLSLWDKSVFYHAIHSFKAYFNKEKILFVCRDICNTKAFIDGECKKLGLQFYETITLEKETMGQAHTTLLGLEKSETKDTESLLIFNIDTFRPNFSLPITTDFSEIDGYLEVFHAEGNEWSFVLPDKNSNKVLKTSEKDRISSLCSSGLYYFKRTRDFKEALKFSMQNNITTKNEYYIAPLYNILIEWGMDIRFFTINLSEVVFCGTPRDYERLKQLDKKDIV, from the coding sequence ATGATAATTGTTATCCCAATGGCAGGACTTAGCTCCAGATTCAAACAAAGCGGCTACAATGAGCCAAAATATATGCTTTCCTTATGGGATAAAAGCGTGTTTTATCATGCGATACATAGCTTTAAAGCATATTTTAACAAGGAAAAGATTCTATTTGTATGCCGTGATATTTGCAATACAAAGGCATTTATCGATGGTGAATGCAAGAAGTTAGGATTGCAATTCTATGAAACAATAACACTCGAAAAAGAAACGATGGGACAAGCCCATACTACGCTGCTAGGCTTAGAAAAAAGTGAGACTAAAGACACAGAATCTTTACTCATTTTTAACATAGATACCTTTAGACCAAATTTTTCTCTACCCATAACAACTGATTTTAGCGAGATTGATGGCTATTTAGAAGTCTTTCACGCTGAAGGGAATGAATGGAGTTTTGTTTTACCTGATAAAAATAGCAATAAAGTCTTAAAAACAAGTGAAAAAGATAGAATCTCATCATTATGTAGTAGTGGTTTATACTATTTTAAACGCACTAGAGACTTTAAAGAAGCCTTGAAGTTTTCCATGCAAAACAACATAACAACAAAGAATGAATACTACATTGCCCCACTCTATAATATATTGATAGAATGGGGCATGGATATACGATTTTTCACAATCAATCTTAGCGAAGTAGTGTTTTGCGGAACACCACGGGACTATGAGAGATTGAAACAACTTGACAAAAAGGATATTGTATGA
- a CDS encoding LTA synthase family protein: MTNTTTKTLSYTTLFQTLLFIIILLIICSSARAIMVAHFIPEELFTHKDFYAMWIMGFKLDMRSIGIAMLVFVGLKLIAFIIESILKISVKLSGGGGVISRVFVALNSFFSSFSRFFFSFYAFLLGFIFMVAAFVNFYYFQTYGNKIDIFIFGLKDDDTLAVLSIMWHDYPLVWGILMSLLCGIITLFAYKIPLRYNAIKERLNTTFNAIKLFIYGTIHFCLIILLIIAARGTLGTFPIKADNFHISTLPIFNHIATNPLMAFEWALKDYRNNATFEEPNIERGKELQERLFPLFHTTANSNFLKDNPPHVVLNVMESFGINALVHDRKDTNDLLGSLRKHFGSDFVFYRFLSAADGTAPSFVALFFESPNEQITLGSYKNIKLPYNPFSIYADSGYEVFYITSGYGQWQGLEDYTKTQGAHKVYDALTLMEKYPESKQDSNSWGVPDEYVYRLAFEILSSATKPTFIAILTTSNHPPHLLPHTFSPMPLSFPSELADKLTQKEQDNLILPIKLYQYANNAFGDFMDRIKQSNLAKNTIISATGDHRLRNLGPNPSTDKALNFSVPFYIYIPQAYQINLHYNPSRVGSHKDILPTLYALSLSNATYMSVGGRNMLGKVDKKQYEFGFNRSVWIDDNGIYPTQAGVGYLWKDKEINTDSKKAFGLHALDESFLLQDNKDFENLYRELFNYSISWRIYNAK, translated from the coding sequence ATGACAAACACAACTACAAAAACACTAAGCTACACTACACTTTTTCAAACATTATTGTTTATTATAATTTTGCTTATAATTTGTTCTTCTGCTAGGGCTATTATGGTGGCACATTTTATCCCCGAAGAACTCTTTACGCATAAAGATTTTTATGCAATGTGGATTATGGGCTTTAAGCTTGATATGCGTAGTATTGGCATTGCGATGCTTGTTTTTGTTGGACTAAAACTTATTGCTTTTATTATAGAATCTATTCTTAAAATATCTGTGAAATTAAGCGGGGGGGGGGGGGTAATCTCTAGAGTCTTTGTAGCTTTAAACTCTTTTTTCTCTTCTTTTAGTCGCTTTTTCTTTTCATTTTACGCATTTTTACTTGGCTTTATTTTTATGGTGGCAGCCTTTGTAAATTTCTATTACTTCCAAACCTATGGCAATAAGATTGATATTTTCATTTTTGGATTAAAAGATGATGATACTTTAGCCGTTCTCTCTATTATGTGGCATGACTATCCGCTTGTGTGGGGGATCTTAATGTCTTTGCTGTGCGGGATAATCACCCTTTTTGCCTACAAGATTCCATTAAGATACAATGCAATAAAAGAAAGACTAAACACCACATTTAATGCTATCAAGCTTTTTATTTATGGGACTATTCATTTTTGCTTAATTATTCTACTTATCATCGCAGCGCGTGGGACTTTAGGGACTTTCCCTATAAAAGCAGATAATTTTCATATTTCTACATTACCTATTTTTAATCATATCGCCACAAATCCACTTATGGCATTTGAATGGGCGTTAAAAGATTATAGAAATAATGCGACCTTTGAAGAGCCAAATATCGAAAGAGGCAAGGAATTGCAAGAGAGACTTTTCCCACTTTTTCATACCACAGCAAATTCTAACTTTCTAAAAGATAACCCACCGCATGTTGTCTTAAATGTTATGGAGAGCTTTGGTATAAATGCATTAGTGCATGATAGAAAGGATACAAATGATTTGCTTGGGAGTTTAAGAAAGCATTTTGGGAGTGATTTTGTATTTTATCGCTTTTTGAGTGCTGCAGATGGCACAGCCCCATCATTTGTAGCCCTTTTCTTTGAGAGTCCAAATGAGCAAATCACGCTTGGTTCATATAAGAATATAAAGCTTCCCTACAATCCATTCTCAATATATGCAGATTCTGGATACGAAGTCTTTTATATCACTTCGGGCTATGGGCAGTGGCAGGGACTAGAAGACTACACAAAGACACAAGGGGCGCATAAAGTCTATGATGCCCTTACGCTGATGGAGAAGTATCCAGAAAGTAAGCAAGATTCTAACTCATGGGGTGTGCCTGATGAGTATGTATATAGACTTGCGTTTGAGATTCTAAGTAGTGCTACAAAGCCAACCTTTATTGCTATCCTTACCACAAGCAATCATCCGCCTCATCTATTACCGCACACTTTTTCGCCTATGCCACTTTCATTTCCTAGCGAATTGGCAGATAAACTAACACAAAAAGAGCAAGACAATCTCATATTGCCGATAAAACTATATCAATATGCTAATAATGCCTTTGGGGATTTTATGGATAGAATCAAGCAATCAAATCTCGCAAAAAATACAATTATAAGTGCAACAGGCGATCATCGCTTAAGAAATCTTGGACCAAATCCAAGCACCGATAAAGCCCTAAACTTCAGTGTGCCTTTTTATATCTATATCCCACAAGCCTATCAAATAAACCTGCATTATAATCCATCTCGTGTGGGTTCGCACAAAGACATACTGCCTACACTCTATGCTTTGAGCCTATCAAATGCGACATATATGAGTGTGGGCGGACGCAATATGCTAGGCAAGGTGGATAAAAAGCAATATGAGTTTGGATTCAATAGATCAGTATGGATTGATGATAATGGGATTTATCCCACACAAGCAGGGGTTGGGTATCTATGGAAAGATAAAGAGATAAACACAGATTCTAAAAAAGCCTTTGGCTTACATGCATTAGATGAAAGCTTTCTGCTACAAGACAATAAAGACTTTGAGAATCTGTATCGAGAACTCTTTAATTACTCCATATCATGGAGAATATATAATGCTAAATGA
- a CDS encoding flagellar hook-basal body complex protein — MNDTMLNAVSGIKTHQFGLDSISNNIANVNTLGYKANDPEFKTLFSRSMDSMNASTVTNNDFSYGVTGASNNVITKMGNLKKADSDTSVAYTGKGWFVVGKNKEGQFEIGEDNFDVSDENYFTKNGDFTIDSDGYLVNSEGYYLYGVNLGKINGNNFKASQDPEKDYKELAKGVMKPISIPPQISYQPVETTKVDLSVNLNRTGELKNVVLAHTSNGVFNEASFFNQDFNALANRDGDMIRPNTFPKADIEVTMPDGTVQIAHYEYGDGTSSQGKFHTIGQLQYLIKRDTGLDLELNRNPNGSIDPKGVLVLKNNTNTPVKVKLSGNFFERLHLSGEMENMGKNDYLAGTNLSVPSFTNTTEIFDEGGKKYAMHNEYFLVNAGDSEGTQKMPETWNVRSYIHEFSGNRMLISSEVKEGKIFFDPSGKAEADDMEIPFLGKKSVKLTLSRSTNKVYKDSGVNDTEQDGKNRGEMSNIRINNEGIISVAFTNGQTEAIGRVGLAMFANDQGLKKVGGNLFALNPSTINGEVTQLSGNPKLVWGEDSNLKQGKVLQGYVETSNVDVADALTNLILMQRGYSMNAKAFTTSDDLIKEAINLKRA, encoded by the coding sequence ATGAATGACACGATGTTAAACGCTGTGAGCGGGATTAAAACGCATCAGTTTGGGCTTGATAGTATCTCAAACAATATCGCCAATGTTAATACGCTAGGCTACAAGGCAAATGATCCAGAGTTTAAGACACTATTTTCTCGCAGTATGGATTCTATGAATGCTTCGACGGTTACAAACAATGACTTCAGCTATGGTGTAACTGGAGCTAGTAACAATGTGATTACAAAAATGGGGAATCTCAAAAAAGCAGATAGTGATACAAGCGTGGCTTATACAGGCAAGGGCTGGTTTGTCGTTGGGAAAAATAAAGAGGGGCAGTTTGAAATAGGCGAAGATAATTTTGATGTCAGCGATGAAAACTACTTTACAAAAAACGGGGATTTTACGATAGATTCTGATGGATATTTGGTAAATTCTGAAGGGTATTATCTCTATGGCGTAAATCTTGGAAAAATCAATGGAAATAATTTCAAAGCTTCACAAGACCCAGAAAAAGATTATAAAGAACTCGCGAAAGGTGTAATGAAGCCAATCTCTATACCACCACAAATTAGCTATCAGCCCGTAGAGACAACAAAAGTGGATTTAAGCGTGAATCTAAATCGCACAGGTGAGCTTAAAAATGTAGTGTTAGCACACACAAGCAATGGAGTCTTTAATGAAGCAAGCTTCTTTAACCAAGACTTTAATGCCCTTGCAAACAGAGACGGCGATATGATACGCCCTAATACTTTTCCAAAAGCAGATATTGAAGTAACAATGCCAGATGGCACGGTGCAAATCGCACATTATGAATATGGTGATGGGACTTCATCGCAGGGTAAATTCCACACAATAGGGCAGTTGCAATATCTTATCAAAAGAGATACAGGACTTGATTTAGAATTAAATAGAAATCCAAATGGATCAATCGATCCAAAAGGTGTGCTTGTGCTAAAAAATAATACAAATACGCCAGTAAAAGTTAAATTGAGCGGGAATTTCTTTGAGCGACTGCATTTAAGCGGTGAAATGGAGAATATGGGTAAAAACGACTATCTAGCAGGCACAAATCTTAGTGTGCCAAGTTTTACAAATACAACTGAAATCTTTGATGAAGGTGGTAAAAAATATGCTATGCATAATGAATACTTCCTTGTAAATGCGGGAGATTCTGAAGGCACACAGAAAATGCCAGAGACTTGGAATGTGCGTAGCTATATACATGAATTTTCAGGCAATCGCATGCTTATTAGTAGCGAAGTAAAAGAGGGCAAAATTTTCTTTGACCCAAGCGGTAAGGCAGAAGCTGATGATATGGAGATTCCATTCTTAGGCAAAAAAAGTGTTAAGCTAACGCTATCAAGAAGCACGAATAAAGTATATAAAGATTCTGGTGTGAATGATACAGAGCAAGATGGTAAAAATCGCGGCGAAATGTCTAATATTAGAATCAATAATGAGGGCATTATCTCTGTTGCTTTCACAAATGGGCAGACAGAAGCGATCGGTCGTGTGGGACTTGCTATGTTTGCAAACGATCAAGGGTTAAAAAAGGTCGGCGGGAATCTTTTTGCCCTAAATCCTAGTACGATTAATGGCGAAGTAACGCAACTTAGTGGGAATCCAAAGCTTGTGTGGGGGGAAGATTCTAACCTTAAGCAAGGGAAAGTATTGCAAGGCTATGTTGAGACAAGCAATGTTGATGTAGCAGATGCTTTAACTAATCTTATCTTAATGCAAAGAGGCTATTCTATGAATGCAAAAGCCTTTACAACTTCTGATGACTTGATTAAAGAAGCGATCAATCTTAAACGCGCTTAG
- a CDS encoding radical SAM/SPASM domain-containing protein — MLIWGGGGNPWHEYRSAWSKSARFEIEPTFPLQINFELNATCNLKCPMCPISLESNSDKKQFVFPFEIYKKVIDEGVSKGLKAIRLNHVNEPLLRNDLEEFIVYAKRKGILDIYLSTNGLLLTQQRAKSLIESGLDRIQISLDAFSESIYKEMRPGSNYTKVKEHVLQLIELKKQMQSITPLIRVNFVRTEINEHELDDFIAFWRDKVDMIGAQEMIKIKTARDLKSHTTTKMKTFHCAYPNQLLVITAEGNVLPCCTFHADTMPLGNLFKELEKDSNFSLESFWNHKDIQKRGCSSTVATKMDSNVGYLVQFNGNDFNVGDVVSAEMPYDAKNPNIAAMVLNKAIVDNKCDTILLPRYEVVSKTFGKNIIRVTGRAATFKAK; from the coding sequence TTGCTAATATGGGGGGGGGGGGGCAACCCTTGGCATGAATACAGAAGTGCATGGAGTAAATCCGCACGCTTTGAGATAGAGCCTACATTTCCATTGCAAATAAATTTTGAGTTAAATGCAACTTGCAACTTAAAATGCCCCATGTGTCCCATATCGCTAGAATCTAATAGCGATAAAAAGCAATTTGTTTTTCCATTTGAGATTTATAAAAAAGTCATTGATGAAGGCGTAAGTAAAGGTTTAAAAGCAATACGGCTAAATCATGTCAATGAGCCACTATTACGCAATGATTTAGAAGAATTTATTGTATATGCGAAACGCAAAGGAATTTTAGATATTTATCTTTCCACAAATGGCTTACTTCTTACACAACAAAGAGCAAAATCACTTATAGAATCTGGACTAGATAGAATCCAAATTTCACTTGATGCTTTTTCAGAATCTATTTATAAAGAAATGCGACCGGGTAGCAATTATACAAAAGTAAAAGAGCATGTATTACAACTCATTGAGCTAAAAAAGCAAATGCAAAGCATAACTCCGCTTATTCGCGTAAATTTCGTAAGGACGGAAATTAACGAACATGAATTAGATGACTTCATAGCCTTTTGGCGTGATAAAGTCGATATGATTGGCGCACAAGAGATGATAAAGATAAAAACCGCGCGAGACCTTAAAAGCCACACTACAACCAAAATGAAAACATTTCATTGTGCCTATCCCAATCAATTGCTTGTAATCACGGCTGAAGGCAATGTCTTACCATGTTGCACTTTCCATGCAGACACTATGCCTTTAGGGAATCTCTTTAAAGAACTTGAAAAAGATTCAAACTTTTCTTTGGAATCTTTTTGGAATCACAAAGACATTCAAAAACGCGGTTGTTCATCAACTGTTGCTACAAAGATGGATTCTAATGTAGGCTATTTAGTGCAGTTTAATGGCAATGATTTTAATGTTGGCGATGTTGTAAGTGCGGAAATGCCCTATGATGCTAAAAATCCAAATATAGCTGCTATGGTGCTTAATAAAGCTATTGTCGATAACAAATGCGATACGATACTTTTACCTCGCTATGAAGTCGTATCAAAAACTTTTGGTAAAAATATCATAAGAGTTACAGGACGAGCAGCTACTTTCAAAGCAAAATAA
- a CDS encoding outer membrane beta-barrel protein, whose protein sequence is MRKTLSIMAASTLLAIGLGNTALADEGGEKSGLFVGVHGGVSLFGVGIYDETGKKATDRELKDNFGVNASTTSFNVGLKAGYQYFFMPIVGVRGYLGYDFNGSRALMKLGMGMKDVNVSFQNITLNADVMVNFLNTDSFTLGAYVGFGLGYGITGLTGEKTIVDTLNKGQDYNGFNIPINVGIAATFAGSHKVEIGAKIQALSAGYSSKTKNDKSEILMNTHVINVGYSYIF, encoded by the coding sequence ATGAGAAAAACTCTTAGTATAATGGCTGCAAGCACATTACTTGCAATAGGGCTTGGTAATACTGCCTTAGCAGATGAGGGCGGAGAGAAAAGCGGTCTATTTGTAGGTGTGCATGGCGGTGTTTCACTTTTTGGTGTGGGAATATATGATGAAACAGGTAAAAAAGCAACCGACAGGGAATTAAAGGATAATTTTGGTGTAAATGCCTCAACTACTTCATTTAATGTTGGCTTAAAAGCTGGTTATCAATACTTCTTTATGCCGATAGTGGGCGTGAGAGGCTATCTAGGTTATGACTTTAATGGTAGTAGAGCGCTTATGAAGCTTGGAATGGGAATGAAAGATGTGAATGTATCATTCCAAAATATTACATTAAACGCTGATGTAATGGTGAATTTCTTAAATACAGATAGCTTCACGCTTGGTGCGTATGTAGGCTTTGGGCTTGGCTATGGTATCACTGGATTAACTGGTGAAAAAACGATCGTTGATACTTTGAATAAAGGACAGGATTATAATGGATTCAATATCCCTATAAATGTAGGTATCGCAGCAACTTTTGCAGGATCTCATAAAGTAGAAATCGGTGCAAAAATCCAAGCCCTATCAGCTGGATATAGCTCAAAGACTAAGAATGATAAAAGCGAAATACTAATGAATACACATGTGATTAATGTAGGTTATTCTTACATTTTCTAA
- a CDS encoding HAD hydrolase family protein, with the protein MKNIVIDLDGTLTEDIDVEYSDKPVRVEVVKKLKEYKAMGFNIIISTSRGMRTYNGDIGKINAKVLPDIVEWLNKHNIPYDSIMVGKAWCGFDGFYIDDKAIRPSEFVQKSYTEIQDMLSQEVAYKQIICDKSKNS; encoded by the coding sequence ATGAAAAATATCGTTATTGACCTTGATGGAACACTTACAGAAGATATAGATGTAGAATATAGTGATAAGCCTGTGCGAGTTGAGGTTGTGAAAAAACTAAAAGAATATAAGGCAATGGGCTTTAATATTATCATTTCAACAAGTAGGGGCATGAGAACTTATAATGGTGATATAGGCAAAATTAACGCTAAGGTGTTGCCAGATATTGTAGAGTGGTTAAATAAGCATAATATCCCCTATGATTCTATTATGGTGGGTAAGGCTTGGTGTGGCTTTGATGGATTCTACATTGATGATAAGGCAATTCGCCCATCTGAATTTGTGCAAAAGAGTTATACAGAAATACAAGATATGCTATCACAAGAAGTAGCTTATAAACAAATAATATGCGATAAAAGCAAAAATAGCTAA
- a CDS encoding capsular biosynthesis protein, which produces MILITSAQYLVAEFQIEFGKLPPAFLPLGQKRFYEYYARLFHAYNEPIVLTLPESFTLHSFDIANLAKHNIEILFVPDNLGLGESIVYALNMKLPLNQSLHILHGDIYLEKIDSTENAIGVMHVDNNYEWEYLSSDYRIACDSKQSCGDQLALSGYFHIQNPYTLIQSIVCSKYDYISGLKLYSQAYPFRVVEQNGWQDFGLLSSYLHAKQIITTQRAFNQLVFQDGFYLKTSSLHKKLQGEINWFLEFPKDLSLHIPLFMQLDKNSYKVEYLYLNTLAELFVFGRLSIIVWKNILNSLHSFLSKLHAKTSTSQTNFNYTQKTFERLKDFCKERNFSFTQPFCFVDSNAKTPLSTTLSTTMGGGGAICLYLALPHLALLCKTCLQILTHILPHLLMFVLYMVIFVLAILCLTSAQIALKPMIHEVLILATQ; this is translated from the coding sequence GTGATACTTATTACATCGGCACAATATTTGGTTGCAGAATTTCAAATTGAGTTTGGAAAACTGCCACCTGCATTTCTGCCGCTTGGGCAAAAAAGATTCTATGAGTATTACGCACGGCTTTTTCATGCCTATAATGAACCTATTGTTTTAACATTACCTGAAAGTTTTACACTCCATAGCTTTGATATTGCAAATCTAGCAAAACATAATATAGAGATTCTATTTGTCCCTGATAATTTAGGTTTGGGTGAATCTATTGTCTATGCGTTGAACATGAAATTGCCCCTTAATCAGTCTTTACATATTCTACATGGCGATATTTACTTAGAAAAGATAGATAGCACAGAAAATGCCATCGGCGTTATGCATGTGGATAATAATTATGAGTGGGAATATTTAAGCAGTGATTATCGTATTGCTTGTGATTCTAAGCAATCATGTGGCGATCAGCTTGCTCTAAGTGGTTACTTTCATATACAAAATCCTTACACGCTGATACAATCAATAGTGTGTAGCAAGTATGACTATATCAGCGGTTTAAAGCTATATTCACAAGCATATCCATTTCGTGTTGTGGAGCAAAATGGTTGGCAGGACTTTGGGCTGCTTTCAAGTTATTTGCATGCCAAACAGATTATTACCACACAAAGAGCGTTTAATCAATTAGTCTTTCAAGATGGCTTTTATCTCAAAACATCATCATTGCATAAAAAACTGCAAGGCGAGATTAACTGGTTTTTAGAGTTTCCAAAAGACTTATCCCTGCATATTCCACTATTTATGCAGTTAGATAAAAATAGCTATAAGGTTGAGTATTTGTATTTAAATACTTTGGCAGAGCTTTTTGTATTTGGGCGATTAAGTATAATTGTGTGGAAAAATATCCTTAATTCCCTGCATTCTTTTCTCTCTAAACTCCATGCAAAAACTTCTACTAGCCAAACAAATTTTAATTATACGCAAAAAACATTTGAAAGATTAAAAGATTTTTGCAAAGAACGCAATTTTTCATTCACACAGCCTTTTTGTTTTGTTGATAGCAATGCCAAAACACCCCTATCGACAACTCTATCAACAACTATGGGGGGGGGGGGGGCGATATGCCTCTATTTAGCACTGCCGCATTTAGCGTTACTTTGCAAGACATGCTTGCAGATATTGACACATATATTACCCCATCTTCTCATGTTTGTTTTATACATGGTGATTTTTGTTTTAGCAATATTATGTTTGACTTCCGCTCAAATCGCATTAAAACCTATGATCCACGAGGTATTGATTTTAGCGACACAATAA